One segment of Pleomorphomonas sp. PLEO DNA contains the following:
- a CDS encoding Fur family transcriptional regulator, whose translation MTEESTPLSLEEACAARGMRMTEQRRIIARVLEQAVDHPDVEEVYRRASAIDSNISISTVYRTVKLFDDAGMIARLDFRDGRSRYEPLPDEHHDHLIDFRTGAVVEFHSDEIEALQREVARKLGYKLIDHRLELYGVPLDETNKGDKA comes from the coding sequence ATGACCGAGGAATCCACTCCGCTCTCTTTGGAAGAAGCCTGCGCGGCGCGCGGCATGCGCATGACCGAGCAGCGGCGAATTATCGCTCGCGTACTGGAACAGGCGGTCGATCATCCCGACGTCGAGGAGGTCTACCGCCGTGCTTCGGCGATCGACAGCAATATTTCGATCTCCACCGTCTATCGCACCGTCAAGCTGTTCGACGACGCCGGCATGATCGCCCGTCTGGACTTTCGCGACGGCCGCTCGCGCTACGAGCCACTGCCCGATGAGCACCACGACCACCTGATCGACTTCCGCACCGGAGCGGTGGTCGAGTTCCACAGCGACGAAATCGAAGCGCTGCAGCGCGAGGTCGCCCGCAAGCTGGGCTATAAGCTGATTGACCATCGGCTCGAACTCTACGGCGTACCGCTCGATGAGACCAACAAGGGGGATAAGGCGTGA
- the hrcA gene encoding heat-inducible transcriptional repressor HrcA: MTGGQGGLRELDARSRDIFRRIVEAYLDTGDPVGSRNIARLLAAPLSPASVRNVMSDLEAAGLLYAPHTSAGRLPTDLGLRFFVDAMLEIGDLAEGDRSAIEGRLKASGTGKSVEDVLTEASQTLSGLTRGAGVVLTQKADPRLRHIEFVRIEPTRGIVVLVGDNGTVENRLIDLPPDLPASALQEAAAYLNAHIRGRTLNETRTEIERQRAARKLELDTLTARLVDAGLASWSEAAGGRPQSLIVRGRANLLDDVRAAEDLERIRALFDELESSQDLIELLGLADAGEGVRIFIGSENKLFGLSGSSLVVSPYRDAEARVIGVVGVIGPTRLNYARVVPMVDYTARIVGRILG; the protein is encoded by the coding sequence ATGACTGGTGGACAGGGAGGCTTGCGGGAGCTCGACGCGCGGTCGCGAGATATTTTTCGCCGCATCGTCGAGGCCTATCTCGACACGGGCGATCCCGTGGGCAGCCGCAACATAGCGCGCCTGCTTGCCGCGCCGCTTTCGCCGGCCTCGGTGCGCAATGTCATGTCCGATCTGGAGGCGGCGGGCCTTCTTTATGCACCGCACACGTCGGCTGGAAGATTGCCGACCGACCTCGGTCTGCGCTTCTTCGTCGATGCCATGCTGGAGATCGGCGATCTCGCCGAGGGGGATCGGTCAGCGATCGAGGGACGCCTCAAGGCGTCGGGTACCGGCAAGAGCGTCGAAGATGTCCTGACGGAAGCCTCGCAGACGCTGTCCGGACTGACGCGCGGCGCCGGCGTGGTTCTGACGCAGAAGGCCGACCCGCGCCTCCGCCACATTGAATTCGTCCGCATCGAACCGACGCGCGGCATCGTCGTGCTGGTTGGCGATAACGGAACGGTGGAGAATCGGCTGATCGACCTGCCGCCAGACCTGCCGGCATCGGCTCTGCAGGAGGCGGCTGCCTATCTTAACGCCCATATCCGTGGCCGAACTCTCAACGAGACGCGCACGGAAATCGAGCGTCAGCGCGCCGCCCGTAAGCTCGAGCTGGATACCTTGACCGCTCGCCTTGTCGACGCCGGACTGGCGTCCTGGTCAGAGGCTGCAGGCGGCCGGCCGCAGTCTCTGATCGTGCGTGGCCGTGCCAACCTTCTTGATGACGTGCGGGCCGCCGAGGACCTCGAGCGCATCCGGGCCCTTTTCGATGAGCTTGAGAGTTCCCAGGATTTGATCGAGCTTTTGGGTCTTGCAGATGCCGGCGAGGGAGTGCGCATCTTCATCGGCTCTGAAAACAAGCTATTTGGCCTATCCGGGTCGTCGCTGGTGGTATCCCCTTACCGAGATGCGGAGGCGCGGGTGATCGGCGTCGTCGGCGTCATCGGCCCGACCCGGCTCAATTACGCTCGCGTTGTGCCCATGGTTGACTACACGGCCCGCATCGTTGGCCGCATCCTTGGCTGA
- a CDS encoding cobyric acid synthase, giving the protein MVSRLMFQGTGSDVGKSLIVAGLCRLYARRGLRVRPFKPQNMSNNAAATADGGEIGRAQALQARAAGVPLSVHMNPVLLKPQSEIGSQVVVQGRVVGNAKARDYQAMKPRLMPAVLDSFEQLSADADLILVEGAGSPAEVNLRAGDIANMGFARATDTPVVLIGDIDRGGVIASIVGTKAVMEEEDAALVVGYLVNRFRGDISLFDAGLAEITRHTHWRSFGVVPHFPGATRLPAEDGLGLRSRHDAGEGEGRKRIVVPVLPRIANFDDLDPLRQEAGVEVILAEAGRPLPPADLVLLPGSKATIPDLLALKAEGWDIDIRAHVRQGGKVLGLCGGYQMLGQVLRDPDRIESEVEAIGGLGLLDVETTMTGDKHLRPVSGVSLPDGTPFSGYEMHVGATVGPDRCRPFARLSDGGDEGAISRDGNVVGSYCHGLFADDWQRKRLLGWIGAAPSTLAYEVEIERVLDGLADHLAAHLDADGLLDLSQRRG; this is encoded by the coding sequence ATGGTCAGCCGGCTGATGTTCCAGGGGACTGGCTCGGACGTCGGCAAGTCGCTGATCGTCGCCGGCCTTTGCCGTCTCTATGCCCGACGCGGCCTCAGGGTACGGCCGTTCAAACCGCAGAACATGTCGAACAACGCAGCGGCGACGGCGGACGGTGGCGAGATCGGCCGCGCGCAAGCGCTGCAGGCCCGGGCTGCCGGCGTGCCGCTATCGGTCCACATGAACCCGGTGCTGCTGAAGCCACAGTCGGAGATCGGTTCGCAGGTCGTGGTGCAGGGTCGCGTCGTCGGCAATGCCAAAGCCCGTGACTATCAGGCGATGAAGCCCAGACTGATGCCGGCGGTGCTCGACAGCTTCGAGCAGCTGTCGGCGGATGCCGATCTGATACTGGTCGAAGGGGCAGGATCACCGGCGGAGGTCAACCTCCGGGCCGGCGATATCGCCAACATGGGATTTGCCCGTGCCACCGATACGCCCGTGGTGCTGATCGGCGACATCGACCGAGGGGGTGTCATCGCGTCGATCGTCGGCACCAAGGCGGTGATGGAAGAGGAGGATGCGGCCCTGGTCGTCGGCTATCTCGTCAACCGCTTTCGCGGCGACATTTCCCTGTTCGATGCCGGTCTCGCCGAGATTACCCGCCACACCCATTGGCGTTCGTTCGGGGTGGTGCCGCATTTTCCCGGCGCGACCCGGCTGCCGGCCGAGGATGGCCTCGGGCTCAGAAGTCGCCACGATGCAGGTGAAGGCGAGGGGCGCAAGCGCATTGTCGTGCCAGTGTTGCCTCGCATCGCAAACTTCGACGACCTCGACCCTCTAAGACAGGAGGCGGGTGTCGAGGTAATCCTCGCCGAAGCCGGGCGACCGCTGCCGCCGGCGGATCTCGTGCTGCTGCCCGGTTCGAAAGCGACCATCCCCGACCTGCTCGCGCTGAAGGCGGAAGGCTGGGACATCGATATTCGTGCCCATGTCCGGCAGGGCGGCAAGGTGCTTGGCCTCTGCGGCGGCTACCAGATGCTCGGCCAAGTATTGCGCGACCCGGACCGGATCGAAAGCGAAGTCGAAGCGATCGGCGGCCTCGGCCTGCTCGACGTCGAGACCACCATGACCGGCGACAAGCATCTTCGGCCGGTAAGCGGCGTATCGCTGCCCGACGGCACGCCGTTTTCCGGCTACGAAATGCATGTTGGGGCGACCGTGGGGCCCGACCGTTGCAGGCCGTTTGCCCGCCTTTCGGACGGTGGCGACGAGGGAGCGATTTCGCGGGATGGTAATGTTGTCGGCAGCTATTGCCACGGCCTGTTCGCAGACGACTGGCAGCGGAAAAGGCTGCTTGGCTGGATCGGTGCCGCTCCCTCCACACTCGCTTACGAAGTGGAAATCGAGCGGGTGCTGGACGGCCTCGCCGATCATCTCGCAGCCCATCTAGACGCCGACGGCCTCCTCGATCTCAGCCAAAGGCGAGGATGA
- the rimI gene encoding ribosomal protein S18-alanine N-acetyltransferase produces the protein MKLCDLTRLFAPPRPVCEPGRIADADDLAALHARAFRHGWPATEMEAMIADPTVTTIVAREGRTPFTRRPVGFVMVRAAADEAEILTVAVAPTRRGRGIGRLLMDETIRRLYFMRVASLFLEVDEGNGPALALYRHLGFREVGHRANYYAGGTANALVMRADLK, from the coding sequence ATGAAGCTTTGTGATCTGACACGCCTCTTCGCCCCTCCACGGCCAGTCTGCGAGCCTGGACGCATCGCCGACGCCGACGATCTCGCCGCCCTTCACGCCCGTGCCTTCCGACACGGATGGCCGGCCACTGAAATGGAGGCAATGATCGCCGATCCGACGGTGACGACGATCGTGGCTCGGGAAGGACGAACACCGTTTACTCGCCGACCTGTTGGTTTCGTCATGGTACGCGCCGCCGCCGACGAGGCGGAAATCTTGACCGTCGCCGTCGCGCCGACGCGACGCGGTCGCGGCATCGGCCGACTGTTGATGGACGAGACGATCCGCCGTCTCTATTTCATGCGCGTCGCTTCGTTGTTTCTCGAGGTGGATGAGGGAAATGGCCCAGCACTCGCTCTCTACCGGCACCTCGGTTTCCGGGAGGTCGGCCATCGCGCTAACTACTATGCCGGCGGCACTGCGAACGCCCTTGTCATGCGAGCTGATCTCAAATAA
- the polA gene encoding DNA polymerase I, which translates to MSNAESPTSPASRPVRAGDHVFLIDGSGYIFRAYHALPPLTRKSDGVPVGAVSGFCNMLWRLLKETEQTAIGVKPTHLAVIFDASSVTFRNEIYPLYKAQRPEPPADLRPQFGLIREAVRAFNVACVEQLGFEADDLIATYADAAAAVGADVTIVSSDKDLMQLVGERVVLLDTMKDRRIGVPEVIEKFGVTPDKVVEVQSLAGDSVDNVPGVPGIGLKTAAQLVLEYGDLESLLANAAGIKQQKRRENLIAFAEQARISHRLVTLKRDVPLEHPIDMLGVRPIIGERLIAYAKAMEFSTIIRRVAEATGVEPSKVVPAVVPVTHWPPEGEASSLPLAETAETATAGLALDPSNSPTGSEGEDGESTLAGAFTPAGRAAEARAQMQAIPIDYSAYETVTDLARLEAWVAEAFEAGRVAFDTETSGLDPMQVDIVGASLAVTPGRACYIPLAHVSGAGDLLGGGLVSGQIAIRDFVRVVKPLLEDPSVLKIGQNAKYDWVILKRLGITVAPCDDTMLMSYALDAGRMGHGMDELSEVLLGHKPIAFKDVCGSGKSMITFDRVPLDRATHYAAEDADITLRLWQVLKPRLPAEGMTALYETAERPLIDVIARMEMRGISVDRQILSRLSGEFAQSMAAMEAGIFEVAGESFNIGSPKQIGDILFGKLGLAGAKKTKTGAWATGADVLEDLAAEGHELPRRILDWRQLSKLKSTYTDALPGYIHPETKRVHTSYSLAATTTGRLASSEPNLQNIPVRTEEGRKIRRAFVAPPGRKLVSADYSQIELRVLAHVADIPALKKAFAEGIDIHAMTASEMFGVPVEGMDPMVRRRAKAINFGIIYGISAFGLANQLSIRRDEAGDYIKRYFQRFPGIRDYMEATKRQARENGYVTTIFGRKAHYPEIGSPNPSMRAFMERAAINAPIQGSAADIIRRAMARMEAALADARLSALMLLQVHDELIFEVPDDEVAATIPVVRAVMESAAEPAIKLAVPLVVDARAAQNWDEAH; encoded by the coding sequence ATGTCGAATGCAGAATCCCCCACGAGCCCAGCCTCGCGTCCGGTCAGGGCCGGTGACCATGTGTTCCTGATCGACGGATCGGGCTACATCTTCCGCGCCTACCATGCGCTGCCGCCACTCACACGGAAGTCGGACGGCGTGCCGGTTGGCGCTGTCTCCGGCTTTTGCAACATGTTGTGGCGGCTTTTAAAGGAAACCGAACAGACCGCCATAGGCGTCAAGCCGACGCATCTGGCCGTGATCTTCGACGCTTCCTCGGTCACGTTCCGCAACGAGATCTATCCGCTCTACAAGGCACAGCGGCCGGAGCCGCCTGCCGACCTCAGACCGCAGTTCGGACTGATTCGCGAGGCCGTCCGCGCCTTCAACGTGGCCTGCGTCGAACAGCTGGGCTTTGAGGCCGACGATCTGATCGCCACCTATGCCGATGCGGCGGCGGCTGTGGGCGCCGATGTCACCATCGTTTCCTCCGACAAGGATCTGATGCAGCTGGTGGGCGAGCGCGTCGTCTTGCTCGACACGATGAAGGACCGGCGGATCGGCGTGCCGGAAGTGATCGAGAAGTTCGGCGTGACACCCGACAAGGTGGTCGAAGTGCAGTCCCTTGCCGGCGATTCGGTCGACAATGTGCCGGGTGTTCCCGGCATCGGCCTGAAAACGGCGGCTCAGCTCGTCCTCGAATATGGCGATCTCGAATCCCTGCTCGCCAACGCGGCCGGCATCAAGCAGCAGAAGCGGCGGGAGAACCTGATTGCCTTCGCCGAGCAAGCCCGCATCTCGCATCGCCTGGTAACGCTGAAACGTGATGTGCCGCTGGAGCACCCGATCGACATGCTCGGCGTAAGGCCGATCATCGGCGAGCGGTTGATCGCCTATGCCAAGGCGATGGAGTTTTCGACGATCATTCGCCGTGTTGCTGAGGCGACTGGCGTCGAGCCATCGAAGGTGGTGCCGGCCGTAGTGCCGGTGACGCATTGGCCGCCGGAGGGTGAGGCCTCGTCCCTTCCTCTGGCCGAAACGGCCGAAACGGCAACCGCAGGCTTGGCGCTCGATCCTTCAAACTCTCCGACCGGAAGCGAGGGGGAGGATGGCGAATCTACGTTAGCGGGGGCTTTCACGCCGGCTGGCCGGGCCGCCGAGGCGCGCGCCCAGATGCAGGCGATCCCCATTGACTATTCGGCCTACGAGACGGTCACCGACCTTGCCCGCCTGGAAGCCTGGGTGGCTGAAGCCTTCGAGGCCGGCCGTGTGGCTTTCGATACCGAAACCTCCGGCCTCGATCCCATGCAGGTGGATATAGTCGGCGCGTCGCTGGCCGTTACACCTGGCCGCGCCTGCTATATCCCCCTCGCCCATGTCTCCGGCGCCGGCGACCTCCTGGGCGGTGGCCTGGTATCCGGCCAGATCGCCATTCGTGACTTCGTGCGCGTCGTGAAGCCGCTTCTCGAGGATCCCTCGGTCCTGAAGATCGGGCAGAACGCCAAATATGACTGGGTCATCCTAAAGCGGCTCGGCATTACCGTGGCCCCTTGCGACGACACCATGCTGATGTCCTACGCTCTCGATGCCGGCCGGATGGGGCACGGCATGGACGAGCTTTCCGAGGTGCTGCTCGGCCACAAGCCGATCGCCTTCAAGGACGTCTGTGGCTCGGGCAAGTCGATGATCACGTTCGACCGGGTGCCACTTGATCGCGCCACGCATTACGCCGCGGAGGACGCTGATATCACACTCCGCCTCTGGCAGGTGCTGAAGCCACGCCTGCCGGCTGAGGGCATGACCGCCCTCTACGAGACGGCCGAGCGGCCTCTGATCGACGTCATCGCCCGCATGGAGATGCGGGGCATTTCCGTCGACCGGCAGATCCTGTCGCGGCTATCGGGCGAGTTCGCACAGTCGATGGCGGCGATGGAAGCCGGCATCTTCGAGGTGGCCGGCGAGAGCTTCAACATCGGATCGCCCAAGCAGATCGGCGACATCCTGTTCGGCAAGCTCGGCCTTGCTGGCGCCAAGAAGACCAAGACGGGTGCCTGGGCGACCGGTGCCGACGTACTGGAAGACCTCGCCGCCGAGGGCCATGAACTGCCGCGCCGCATCCTCGACTGGCGCCAGCTTTCCAAACTGAAGTCGACCTATACCGACGCGCTGCCAGGCTACATCCACCCGGAGACCAAGCGGGTCCACACCAGCTACTCATTGGCCGCCACCACCACCGGCCGCCTTGCCTCGTCGGAGCCCAATCTCCAGAACATTCCGGTTCGGACCGAGGAAGGCCGCAAGATCCGTCGCGCCTTCGTGGCGCCGCCCGGCCGCAAACTTGTGTCGGCCGATTATAGCCAGATCGAACTGCGCGTGCTCGCCCATGTCGCAGACATTCCGGCGCTGAAAAAGGCCTTCGCCGAGGGCATCGACATCCACGCCATGACCGCCTCCGAGATGTTCGGCGTGCCGGTCGAGGGTATGGACCCGATGGTCCGGCGCCGGGCCAAAGCGATCAACTTCGGCATCATCTACGGCATTTCAGCCTTCGGCCTCGCCAATCAGCTTTCCATACGGCGCGACGAGGCGGGTGACTACATCAAGCGCTATTTCCAGCGGTTTCCAGGCATCCGCGACTACATGGAAGCCACCAAGCGACAGGCGCGCGAGAACGGTTACGTCACCACCATTTTCGGTCGCAAGGCGCATTATCCGGAGATTGGCTCGCCCAATCCGTCGATGCGCGCTTTCATGGAGCGGGCAGCCATCAATGCGCCGATCCAAGGTTCGGCCGCCGACATTATCCGCCGCGCCATGGCTCGGATGGAGGCGGCGCTTGCCGACGCGAGACTGTCGGCGCTGATGCTGCTGCAGGTGCACGACGAACTGATCTTCGAGGTGCCGGATGACGAAGTGGCGGCGACGATCCCAGTGGTGCGCGCCGTCATGGAGAGCGCGGCCGAACCGGCCATAAAGCTTGCCGTGCCACTTGTCGTCGATGCCCGTGCCGCCCAAAACTGGGACGAAGCGCACTAG
- a CDS encoding lysophospholipid acyltransferase family protein, with the protein MKPGHVRAALTLPLFSVAAFILVLVYLPARRFGWRFAGSLQMAFHRLVLWTLGIRLHVHGRPTAERPLLLAANHASWIDISAYSAVMPLSFVAKREVGAWPLLGFFARLQRSVFIDRTRRGATADQADSIGRRLANGDVIMLFPEGTTSDGNQVLPFRSALFGSARTALEETGIDVVFVQPVAIAYTHMLGLPLGRSGRSIVSWVGDQDLAPHAKEMFAASDFDVSIIFGEPIRFDRSADRKKVSLEAEAAVRRLLAAELRGGRV; encoded by the coding sequence GTGAAACCTGGCCACGTCAGGGCAGCATTGACGCTGCCACTGTTTTCCGTGGCCGCTTTCATCCTTGTCCTTGTTTATCTTCCGGCCCGGCGCTTTGGCTGGCGTTTTGCCGGCTCTCTTCAAATGGCCTTTCACCGGCTGGTTCTATGGACGCTGGGCATCAGGCTTCACGTCCATGGTCGTCCAACTGCTGAGCGACCGCTGCTTCTCGCTGCCAACCACGCCTCGTGGATCGACATTTCCGCCTATAGCGCGGTGATGCCGCTATCGTTCGTTGCCAAACGCGAAGTCGGAGCATGGCCGCTGCTCGGTTTCTTCGCTCGCTTGCAACGCTCGGTATTCATCGATCGTACCCGACGCGGAGCCACCGCCGATCAGGCGGATAGCATCGGCCGTCGTTTGGCAAATGGCGATGTCATCATGCTGTTCCCCGAGGGGACCACCTCGGATGGCAATCAGGTTCTGCCGTTCCGCTCAGCGCTGTTCGGGTCCGCTCGTACCGCCCTTGAGGAAACAGGCATCGACGTGGTGTTCGTGCAGCCGGTTGCCATCGCTTACACTCATATGCTCGGCCTGCCGCTCGGCCGGTCGGGGCGGTCGATCGTCTCCTGGGTCGGCGACCAGGATCTGGCGCCGCACGCCAAAGAGATGTTCGCCGCCTCCGACTTCGACGTCAGCATCATATTCGGTGAACCTATCCGGTTCGACCGGAGCGCCGATCGGAAGAAAGTATCACTCGAAGCGGAAGCCGCGGTGCGCCGCCTGCTGGCAGCTGAGCTTCGGGGTGGCCGCGTTTAA
- the tsaB gene encoding tRNA (adenosine(37)-N6)-threonylcarbamoyltransferase complex dimerization subunit type 1 TsaB, with product MLTLALDTANDRIAIALAGEGQAIARSESISRGHAERLFPLIDEVFAAADIEIERVARIAVNVGPGSFTGIRIAVAAARGLGLALGIPVVGIDALCLIAASLDEPADGPILSAIDARRGEVYAALYGPKGDVLEAPFAADAETVLTRIGNRATVLAGSGAAILAHQAVLSGRRVPPVDVMTATDPLALARLGSLADPASALPRPLYLRAPDAKPQPPVAGLLAQAPTP from the coding sequence ATGCTGACGCTTGCGCTCGACACCGCCAATGACCGGATCGCCATCGCCCTTGCAGGCGAGGGTCAGGCGATTGCGCGCTCGGAATCAATTTCCCGCGGCCATGCCGAACGGCTGTTCCCGCTGATCGACGAGGTGTTCGCGGCGGCGGATATCGAGATCGAACGCGTCGCGCGCATCGCAGTGAATGTCGGCCCTGGCAGCTTCACCGGCATCCGCATTGCCGTAGCAGCGGCGCGCGGCCTCGGACTCGCACTGGGAATTCCCGTCGTCGGCATCGACGCCCTTTGTCTCATCGCGGCTTCGCTCGACGAACCCGCGGATGGGCCGATACTTTCTGCCATCGATGCTCGACGCGGCGAGGTCTACGCCGCCCTCTATGGACCGAAGGGGGACGTGCTGGAGGCGCCGTTTGCCGCCGACGCGGAAACCGTGCTCACCCGCATCGGCAACCGCGCCACCGTCCTCGCCGGCTCAGGCGCGGCGATTCTCGCCCATCAGGCCGTCCTCTCCGGCCGGAGAGTACCACCGGTCGACGTCATGACGGCCACCGACCCCCTGGCACTTGCCCGGCTGGGCAGCCTCGCCGATCCAGCGAGCGCATTGCCCCGTCCGCTCTATCTCAGGGCGCCCGACGCCAAACCACAGCCACCCGTAGCCGGACTTCTCGCACAAGCCCCGACGCCATGA
- a CDS encoding MaoC family dehydratase: MKSSGGRHFEDFRVGQVFRHASPRTVTDGDVAFYRALTGSRFALQSSDDFAHAVGHPMAPIDDFLIFNIVFAQSVPDVGINAVANLGYAGCRFLAPVYPGETISTVTEVIGLRDTGGRTGVVYLRTTGHKNGSVEVLDFARWQTVRKAEDSVSPFSEQLVPPLPAAVPADSLGAFLPVLDLSAWDTGLSGSRFRWGDYELGEKIDHIDGMLIDEGTAMLAARFFGNPARQHPLPFSDERSRGRWLVPGGLVMAVARALTFNGLGNAVHVAAINGGRYVGPVFTGSTVHAWSTILGKELIDGRDDLGAMRVRLVGTRDQPTADFPDRDESGAYLPSVVLDLDLWLLMPR, translated from the coding sequence ATGAAGAGTAGCGGCGGCCGGCATTTCGAGGACTTCCGGGTAGGGCAGGTGTTTCGCCATGCCAGCCCACGCACGGTCACCGATGGCGATGTTGCCTTCTACCGGGCGCTGACCGGCAGTCGCTTCGCGTTGCAGTCTTCGGACGACTTCGCGCACGCTGTCGGTCATCCGATGGCTCCGATCGATGACTTTCTCATCTTCAACATCGTGTTCGCCCAGTCGGTGCCGGATGTCGGCATCAACGCCGTCGCCAACCTCGGCTATGCGGGTTGCCGGTTCCTTGCACCGGTCTATCCCGGCGAAACGATCTCGACGGTGACCGAGGTTATTGGCCTCCGCGACACCGGCGGCCGCACAGGCGTCGTCTATCTGCGCACCACCGGCCACAAGAACGGCAGCGTGGAAGTGTTGGATTTTGCCCGCTGGCAGACCGTGCGCAAGGCGGAAGACAGCGTGTCGCCATTCTCCGAACAACTCGTGCCGCCGCTGCCGGCAGCGGTGCCCGCCGATTCTCTAGGCGCGTTTCTTCCGGTGCTCGACCTTTCTGCCTGGGATACGGGCCTCTCCGGCAGTCGGTTCCGTTGGGGCGACTATGAACTCGGTGAGAAAATCGATCACATCGATGGCATGCTGATTGACGAGGGCACCGCCATGCTGGCCGCTCGGTTCTTCGGAAACCCCGCCCGGCAGCATCCTCTGCCTTTTTCCGACGAACGGTCGCGCGGCCGCTGGCTGGTGCCCGGTGGCCTCGTCATGGCCGTTGCGCGCGCGCTGACCTTCAACGGTCTCGGCAACGCCGTCCACGTCGCGGCGATCAACGGCGGTCGCTATGTTGGACCAGTGTTCACTGGCTCAACGGTGCATGCCTGGTCGACCATCCTTGGCAAAGAGTTGATTGATGGTCGCGATGATCTGGGTGCCATGCGTGTCCGCCTCGTCGGAACTCGAGACCAGCCAACAGCTGATTTTCCCGATCGGGACGAGAGCGGCGCTTATCTGCCGTCCGTAGTCCTGGATCTCGACCTTTGGCTGCTGATGCCGCGTTAA
- the grpE gene encoding nucleotide exchange factor GrpE, translated as MADETAQTPEPTIPELDPVVDQGLQRIAALEKEASDLKDQLLRTLADMENLRRRTEREIADARTYAVTNFARDIVGAADNLTRAVAAVDAEARANGGEALISLVEGVELTERELVKALEKHGVSRVDPAGEKFDPNFHQAMFEVPDQSVPSGTVVQVMQVGFKIGERVLRPALVGVGRGGPKAAPAEEAAQPETPPESGHRVDKTV; from the coding sequence ATGGCAGACGAGACAGCACAGACTCCCGAACCGACCATTCCCGAACTTGATCCAGTGGTTGACCAGGGACTTCAGCGTATCGCCGCCCTCGAGAAGGAGGCGAGCGATCTCAAGGATCAACTGCTTCGTACCCTCGCCGACATGGAGAACCTCCGCCGCCGCACCGAGCGTGAGATTGCCGATGCCCGCACTTATGCGGTGACCAATTTCGCGCGCGACATCGTCGGCGCCGCCGATAACCTGACCCGAGCGGTCGCCGCCGTCGACGCCGAGGCGCGAGCCAACGGTGGTGAAGCGCTGATCTCGCTGGTCGAGGGCGTCGAACTGACCGAGCGCGAGCTGGTGAAGGCGCTTGAGAAGCACGGCGTCAGCCGCGTCGATCCGGCAGGCGAGAAGTTTGATCCCAACTTCCATCAGGCGATGTTCGAAGTGCCAGATCAGAGCGTGCCGAGCGGCACGGTGGTGCAGGTGATGCAGGTCGGCTTCAAGATCGGCGAGCGCGTCCTGCGGCCAGCGCTCGTTGGCGTTGGTCGGGGCGGCCCGAAGGCGGCGCCGGCCGAAGAGGCTGCCCAGCCGGAAACGCCACCCGAAAGTGGCCACCGGGTCGACAAGACGGTGTAG
- the cobO gene encoding cob(I)yrinic acid a,c-diamide adenosyltransferase, whose amino-acid sequence MTDVDAERHRLKMAKRKAVQDAEVASKTIAEKGLLIVNTGPGKGKSTASFGLVVRALGHDWKVGVVQFGKGGWDSGERRVLEGFPGVFWHTLGEGFTWETQDRARDVAAAESAWTKAQALMDDPEVRLLVLDELNIALRYEHLPLTDVVERLKARRGDLTVVVTGRNAKPELIEAADCVTEMIAVKHHFAAGVKAQAGIEF is encoded by the coding sequence ATGACCGACGTGGATGCCGAACGCCACCGGCTGAAGATGGCGAAGCGCAAGGCGGTGCAAGACGCCGAGGTGGCCTCGAAGACGATCGCCGAGAAGGGACTTCTGATCGTCAACACCGGCCCCGGCAAAGGCAAGTCGACCGCCTCTTTCGGTCTTGTCGTCCGCGCTCTCGGCCATGACTGGAAGGTTGGCGTCGTGCAGTTCGGCAAGGGTGGCTGGGATAGCGGCGAGCGACGCGTGCTTGAAGGCTTTCCGGGCGTATTCTGGCATACGCTCGGCGAGGGATTCACCTGGGAAACGCAGGATCGGGCGCGCGACGTCGCCGCGGCGGAAAGCGCCTGGACGAAAGCGCAAGCGCTCATGGACGACCCCGAGGTCCGTCTGCTCGTCCTCGACGAACTCAACATCGCGCTCCGATACGAGCACCTGCCGCTTACAGACGTGGTCGAACGGCTCAAGGCACGGCGGGGCGATCTCACGGTCGTCGTCACGGGCCGCAATGCCAAGCCTGAGTTGATCGAGGCGGCCGACTGCGTCACCGAGATGATCGCGGTGAAGCATCATTTCGCGGCCGGCGTGAAAGCGCAGGCGGGGATCGAATTCTGA